One window from the genome of Anser cygnoides isolate HZ-2024a breed goose chromosome 8, Taihu_goose_T2T_genome, whole genome shotgun sequence encodes:
- the NIBAN1 gene encoding protein Niban 1, producing the protein MGGSASSPLDDSKCAYIRGKTEAVIKNFSPHYKRQYTVAFCKHVQNELEQHRDSQSQFLKTKPKAEAGTVLYETELLHFVEDLKKWKDRYVVIKNDYTVDCFETKEAYLKGLSPKYHIVPAGGKVLTSEEDYNLLSDKHFPDPVGSSEKEVAQAFVQLPREFPVYLWQPFARHSYFCFQEPEAQRQFSAVLNDCVRHSNHDFLKQTTYEVEAFLEAVQFFRQEKGHYGTWEMITGNEKEILSNLVMEELLPNLQTMILPKMKGKRNDRKRAWFGFVEETYGLVQQQVSEGLSTLKEECRDFAKSLEGTIRSDMDQILNSKNFLAGKIKATVSEPAQKCCTENIQPFLTSILEELMGPVSSGFTEVRSLFDKEVNEIIQNFQKTNDITKLKENVDQLMNLPFSSVKMEPCYLKVNLLQELLQDLKSRFKVYHIDFVVQRTQNFMQELMENAVYTFEQLFSPSRQADSAKVATTIEKVKLRVLKQYDYDSSTIRKKIFQEALVQITLPTMQKTLASTCKPELQKYEQFIFADYTSVIQVENVYEEILYQTLLEETLKVIKEAAILKKHNLFEDNLNLPCESVSSLTDLKTPSGSAQTTPAKKPSTARVEMSDTDTQSEETLIVTEKISWEKDHDDSKPSDKEAVISVNTAGNQASKNEEVITDISEKQESLAATLTKQKVPEENTALENEDMVKRDFVGDTETELTTKEEVVKEKVASGTENAFRDFGVSPEKELKVHEEVVEEKVTSENKTATDAAFDGGTEKESKVQEEVVEIKLTSPHDNVVEAEILGNDEMKIKVEKGITEQLLQSENAVGTGLEEESKKENKGQGVSIDMRVTCQDENTGKGGFGENSEKESKSEEKSCKSPDDVNEIRNLLMVAVELPADTPPENIKEICEGEILKLQEHEGNEISKIAAAEIEVRQTMMNKDAAESMEFKEDRPSSSSLGTGGKNLVNVSKAGCNMAQAEWLVEISDTPQVVKSEVETKQSVRYTGAESCDSDRLQPEEHTENASEDKRLDGEGGGAGDSHAVPVEVGTESFFHNPAENPDTAQVPILNTEKPRTGLIDVPVSLEVDQGEVSATQVTGGAEPGEGKGKPEDESSSHTEITSSEVQGIFTEENREGSYVQQNPEE; encoded by the exons gaaaaacagaagctgtcATAAAAAACTTCAGCCCACACTACAAACGCCAGTACACCGTGGCTTTCTGCAAGCACGTGCAGAATGAGCTGGAGCAGCACCGTGACTCCCAGTCGCAGTTCCTGAAAACCAAG CCAAAGGCAGAAGCTGGGACAGTCTTATATGAAACAGAGTTGCTGCATTTTGTTGAGGACCTGAAGAAGTGGAAGGACAGATATGTCGTTATCAAAAATGACTATACTGTGGATTGCTTTGAGACCAAAGAG GCCTACCTGAAAGGACTCAGCCCTAAATATCATATTGTTCCTGCAGGGGGCAAAGTGCTGACTTCAGAAGAAGATTACAATTTACTGTCTGATAAACATTTTCCAGATCCTGTTG GGTCAAGCGAGAAGGAGGTTGCTCAAGCCTTCGTTCAGCTGCCTAGAGAGTTCCCAGTGTACCTGTGGCAGCCATTCGCCCGACACAGCTACTTTTGCTTCCAGGAGCCAGAGGCTCAGAGACAGTTCAGCGCAGTGCTGAATGACTGTGTGAGACATTCAAATCATG atttTCTCAAGCAGACCACGTATGAAGTTGAGGCGTTCTTAGAAGCCGTTCAGTTCTTCCGGCAGGAGAAAGGCCACTATGGGACATGGGAAATGATAACTGGCAATGAAAAAGAG ATCTTGAGCAACCTTGTGATGGAGGAACTCCTTCCTAACCTTCAGACGATGATCCTGcctaaaatgaaaggaaagaggaatgaCAGGAAGCGGGCCTGGTTTGGT tTTGTAGAAGAAACATATGGCTTAGTCCAGCAGCAGGTTTCAGAAGGACTGAGTACCTTGAAAGAAGAGTGCAGAGATTTTGCAAAATCTCTTGAAGGAACCATTCGCTCAGACATGGATCAGATTCTGAACTCCAAGAACTTCTTAGCTGGAAAAATCAAAG CCACTGTTTCTGAGCCTGCTCAGAAATGCTGCACAGAAAATATCCAGCCATTTCTCACATCCATATTGGAGGAGCTCATGGGTCCCGTGAGTTCTGGATTCACTGAAGTTCGCTCACTTTTTGATAAAGAAGTTAATGAAATCATCCAGAACTTCCAGAAGACAAATGATATCACAAAGCTAAAGGAG AATGTGGATCAGCTGATGAACCTACCATTCAGTTCTGTGAAGATGGAGCCTTGCTATCTGAAAGTAAACCTCCTCCAGGAGCTCCTTCAAGACCTCAAGAGTCGCTTCAAGGTCTACCACATTGACTTTGTGGTTCAGAGGACACAGAACTTCATGCAAGAG CTAATGGAAAATGCAGTTTATACTTTTGAGCAGTTGTTCTCTCCAAGTCGCCAGGCAGACTCAGCGAAAGTTGCAACAACCATTGAAAAAGTCAAACTGAGAGTACTGAAG CAATATGATTATGACAGCAGCACTATCCGGAAGAAGATATTTCAAGAAGCACTAGTACAGATTACTTTGCCCACAATGCAGAAGACACTGGCTTCAACATGCAAACCG gagctgcagaaatACGAGCAGTTCATTTTTGCTGATTACACTAGCGTGATCCAAGTAGAGAATGTGTATGAAGAGATTTTATATCAGACACTGCTTGAAGAAACCCTGAAAG tgATAAAAGAAGCTGCAATTCTGAAGAAGCACAACCTCTTTGAAGATAACTTGAACTTGCCCTGTGAAAGTGTGTCCAGTTTAACTGACCTGAAGACCCCTTCAGGATCAGCACAAACCACTCCCGCTAAGAAGCCTTCCACTGCCAGAGTAGAGATGTCAGATACTGACACTCAAAGTGAGGAGACACTCATTGTGACCGAAAAGATTTCTTGGGAGAAGGATCATGATGATAGCAAGCCATCAGACAAAGAGGCAGTCATTTCTGTTAATACGGCTGGTAATCAGGCAAGCAAAAATGAAGAAGTGATTACAGACATCAGTGAGAAACAGGAGTCCCTTGCAGCTACccttacaaaacaaaaagttccAGAGGAAAATACTGCTTTGGAGAATGAAGACATGGTGAAAAGAGACTTTGTAGGGGACACTGAGACGGAGCTTACTACAAAAGAAGAAGTCGTGAAGGAAAAAGTAGCTTCGGGGACTGAAAATGCATTCAGAGATTTTGGAGTCAGCCCTGAAAAAGAACTTAAGGTACATGAAGAAGTAGTAGAGGAGAAGGTAACTTCTGAGAACAAAACAGCAACGGATGCAGCGTTTGATGGTggcactgaaaaagaaagcaaagtacAGGAAGAAGTTGTTGAGATCAAGCTGACTTCCCCACATGATAATGTAGTAGAAGCAGAGATTttaggaaatgatgaaatgaaaatcaaggTAGAAAAAGGGATTACAGAACAATTATTACAGAGTGAAAATGCAGTAGGAACAGGGCttgaagaagaaagtaaaaaagaaaataaaggccAAGGAGTGAGTATTGACATGAGGGTTACTTGTCAGGATGAAAACACAGGGAAAGGAGGTTTTGGGGAGAAttctgagaaagaaagcaagtcAGAAGAAAAGAGTTGTAAATCCCCTGATGATGTGAATGAGATAAGGAATTTGCTGATGGTAGCAGTTGAATTACCAGCAGATACTCCACCTGAGAATATAAAAGAGATCTGTGAAGGTGAGATTTTAAAGTTGCAAGAGCATGAAGGGAACGAGATAAGCAAAATAGCTGCAGCAGAAATTGAAGTAAGACAGACGATGATGAATAAAGATGCAGCGGAAAGCATGGAGTTCAAGGAGGACCGACCATCTTCATCTAGTTTGGGGACAGGTGGTAAGAATTTAGTGAATGTGTCCAAGGCGGGCTGCAACATGGCTCAAGCAGAATGGCTGGTGGAAATCTCAGATACACCTCAAGTGGTAAAATCAGAAGTCGAGACGAAGCAAAGTGTTCGGTACACGGGTGCAGAAAGCTGTGACAGTGACAGATTGCAGCCAGAAGAACACACTGAAAACGCATCTGAAGACAAAAGATTagatggggagggaggaggagcaggggatAGTCATGCTGTCCCAGTGGAGGTAGGGACTGAGAGCTTTTTTCATAACCCTGCTGAAAATCCAGACACAGCACAAGTGCCtattttgaatacagaaaagcCAAGAACGGGACTGATAGATGTGCCGGTTTCTTTGGAGGTGGATCAGGGAGAGGTTAGTGCCACACAAGTCACAGGAGGTGCTGAGCCTGGCGAGGGCAAAGGGAAGCCAGAAGATGAATCATCCTCACATACGGAAATAACAAGCTCAGAAGTACAAGgtattttcacagaagaaaacagggaaGGTAGTTATGTACAGCAAAACCCTGAAGAGTAA